A section of the Oncorhynchus gorbuscha isolate QuinsamMale2020 ecotype Even-year linkage group LG06, OgorEven_v1.0, whole genome shotgun sequence genome encodes:
- the si:ch73-389b16.1 gene encoding uncharacterized protein si:ch73-389b16.1, with amino-acid sequence MNKVQGELSEREQQMLRIRRDSVTKAFQLSKMEKMLAETRGKLDKKPEPGTESKGRDTRDDMVQDLEDKVRFTRRDRRNSLHRTQLLESQMKTVKGELVDTLDHLQELRDRLRRSQANAEQRKVDMEKLQAGMR; translated from the exons ATGAATAAGGTTCAGGGTGAGCTGAGTGAGCGAGAGCAGCAGATGCTGCGTATACGGAGAGACAGCGTCACGAAGGCCTTCCAGCTCTCCAAGATGGAGAAGATGCTAGCCGAGACCAGAGGAAAGCTGGACAAGAAGCCTGAGCCTGGTACGGAAAGTAAAGGACGGGACACCCGGGACGACATGG TCCAGGACCTGGAGGATAAGGTGCGTTTCaccaggagagacaggaggaactcCCTGCACCGCACCCAGCTGCTGGAGAGCCAGATGAAGACTGTGAAGGGAGAACTGGTGGACACACTGGACCACCTGCAGGAGCTGCGAGACAGGCTGAGACGCTCACAGGCTAACGCAGAGCAGCGCAAAGTTGACATGGAGAAACTGCAAGCAGGGATGAGGTGA